Part of the Papaver somniferum cultivar HN1 unplaced genomic scaffold, ASM357369v1 unplaced-scaffold_18, whole genome shotgun sequence genome is shown below.
CATATGATTGGTAAGGAGAAACTAAACCTACTGACTTCACAGGGAGGATTAGGGATCAAGAACACTAGAGTGCACAACTTTGCTCTCCTGGGGAAAAGGATTTGTCAAATTCATGCTCGGCCGAATACAATATGTAACACCATGTACATATCCAAATACATGGCAGAGGAGTCAATCCTGAGAAGAATACGAAAACCAAAGCCGACAGCAAGCCCGACTTGGAAGAACCTGACAAAAACAGCTTCTTTTGTACATGAAAATTTTGCAATGCAGATTGGAGATGGAAATGCGACACTAATAAAAGACAATTGGATACCCATGCATGCAAGGCTGACAACTCTGGGAAATTTAGGTAACAATTTCGTAAGTACGTTAATGATTCCACATTCATTTAATTGGAACACTGAGTTGTTACAACAGAGTTTCGAGCCTCAGATTAGCAAGGCAATTAGCGCAATCCATATTCCAATCCCAGCTTCACCCGATAAACCAATTTGGCCACATGCCATCAAGGGACAATACACGGTCAAAAGCGTCTATGAGATACTTCTACAACATCAGAACACTCAAGCACAACAACCTCAGCAGAGAAATAATTTCAACACAACAAGAAGGTACAAGGACCTATGGAAAGTAAACTTCCCCCAAAAAATTAGACTTTTCCTCTAGAAAGTCAGTCACAATGGATTACCAACTTTTGAAGGCCTTCACTATAGACACATTGTTAGTTCTAACATGTGCCCTATATGTAAGAATCAACCGGAAACAATCCAACACTGTCTGTTTGAATGTACCGTGGCAAGGGAGACTTGGAATCTTATGTGCCAACATGTTAACAGAAATGCAACCATTCACAACATATACAACAACATTGTACTACCACCACACCCGATACCAAATACCATCTTCCAGCAAGCACAGGTAATAACACCAATCCAGTATCAGAGAAGAGATACACCAGCAGCAATTGCAAGACAACCACCATCGAATTTCGAAGACTTTCTGAAAATGCAGGAACACAAGGAGGATTTCACGTTATGCTGCTACATAATTTGGAATATTTGGCTGGCCAGAAATGGAAAGGTATACCAAAACCAAGTGCAGACACCACAACAGACCTTCCATATATCGTTAATGCTAAGCCAAGAATACCGGTGGGCCACAAAACACAATTTATTCACACCGGAGGCAAATGGACAAcaactggaaagaacaaaaacaatTAAATGGATCAAATGGGAGGCACCGACAAATCAATGGCTGAAAATCAACACGGATGGAGCTACAAAGATGGATGGGATCAGTACACCGGAAGTAGCTGGAGCAGGATGGATATGCAGAGACGACAGGGGTTCAGTCATCATGACAATGGCAGCACCGATTGGCAAAACTTCAGCAATAGTAGCGGAGACATGGGCTATGCTGCTAGCCACGAGAATGGCAATAACAAAAGAATGACAATATGTCCACTTCGAAACAGACTCGACATCTTTGTTGGCGCTAATCTCGAAGGAACAGTCCGAAGCACCTTGGATCATTCAAAACATGCTGCACGAAATACGACAAAATCTGGAACAATTAATGAGATATGTCACTACACATATATACAGAGAGGCTAACCAGGCGGCAGATGGATTGGCGGATTTCGCAGcaaaaaaaacaattacaaaacaGGATTACGGACAATAATTTTTCAAAGAATTTATGGGATCACACAAATCCGGAATTCCTTAGTGTGATCTTGTTGAATGACTCGATGGGGACTCGCTACCGAAGAGAAGTTCTAGTTTAATAAATAAAGAACCtttctttcaaaaataaaataaaataaagaatcacGCTCcgttaacaaatttcatcattcATGGCGGATTTCAATAATCTCCCCGTGGAAATCAAATTAGAGATATTTAGTCGTATACCAGCTCAATCTATACTCGATTGCAAATTAGTCTGCAGAAATTGGAAAAATACTGTTCATATTGTTTCTAATGATCGATCGTTCTCTCAGAAGCATCTACGTCATCTGAATCACccatctgctgctgctgaagattcTTGTAAGTTGAGTTTTCTCGCTTCATCTTATGAAGAACTTTACTATTTTGAATATGATCAGAATCAGGAGTTAACAACACCAATCGAGAGAATTAGAAAGATTAATCCAACACCACTTTATGGGGGTTTCTTAATTGGTTCGTTTAATGGTTTAATTTGTCTTGCTATAGGCAATATTGATATACCTTGGAAAGTTCAATCTTGAATTCAGCCCTAAGCCTTTTTCTGAACATGGTAGTTTTGCCAATGGAGCTATTTACTGGGTTAATGCTGAGGTAAATACCATCTTGACCTTCGACTTGATTGAGGAAAGGTTCTGCGAACATCTTGCACCTCCTCCATTGCCACCAAACACTGATTTGGCAATTGATACAGTAGGGATTTTGGATGGGTTTTTGTATATTTGCAGTGTACGAAGGAGATGAATGTTTTGATATATGGctattaaaaaagaagaacgATAATCACGGCAAGAAAGAGGGGGAGGAACATCAGTCATTGGGTTGGAGTAAAGAGTTTAGGGTTAATCAAAGCCATTCATTAGCCATTACGAAGGGTGGCGGTGTTTTAACTTACACTGATAATGAGTACTCTCTCAACATTTATGATACTAAAGCTTCAACTTCGAAAAGGCTTGTGGATTTTGAGGAACGGGTTCTTCGAGTATTCCCTCACAAGAATACCGTTGTTTCgctgaaagaattaggggaagaAGATGCCTGCATACTCAGTTGAAGGAGACAGAAAGCTTTGATTCTCTCTTGAAGCAGCTACAGGAGGATGCAAACCCTGAATATAACTGGTAATCTTCACTGAGTCTCGACAGTAATATTCATATCATTCTGTAGACTTAGGAGTTTCATTAACAAGCAATCTTTGTGTGTTTGTGAGTGATATATATTTATACATAGCTTTTCtaatttttcttgtattttgtCTTTATATCGTTTATCCAACTTTTTGACAGTGTTTTCTTTTTTGCGTTAAACCACATTGCTTAGTAAAATGTGCCTTTTTGTTGGTGGCTCGGCCTTAATTTGTTGGGTATGATGTACACTGTAGTGGCATTTTTCGTTTATACATGGTGGTGAATAAGCGTATGCTGGTAAAATCATAAATTTGAGTAGGAAACTGCACTGAAATTTATCTCCATCCGTCGATAAATTTCATAAAACAGTTAGTCAATCAGGCACAGTTCTCTGTGATAACTATCTTTATGCTTCCATTTTGTCATTTACCATAACAGACCTAATTGCTTATTGCCAATGAGCTACTATTCCACCTCCATTGGAAGGATCTATTAGCTAGTTACCTTGCAGGCTACAACAAGGATTCAGAACTATGATTCCCTAGGCAGCGAGGATTTTGGCATTTTCCTCTAAATGGATGAATTTGTGGTTATTCACACACTTCATGCCTACTTCCTAAGCTGTATCAATTTTCCATGTTTTAACTCTGATTCAATTAGATATCAAGTTGCATCATTGCAATCTGATGACAACAATGGCATAAATGTGTACGTATCTAAGGTTTATTCAGCACTAGCTCAGTTGCATCAGCTCTGTAAACATTCACTACTGTCAACACTTCTATTGATATCTCATTCCTGTCTGTCAATACCATTTTCATTTTCCCCGTCGTTTGCATCTCGAGATATTAGAAATGCTTAGTGTTATCAGCTGGGCTTTGCTTGTTATTTTGTCAACGGTCAGCTCTcatgtgaaaaagcttttgagGCTCTCTAAGGAGATACAGAACTGACAGCTTTTACACTATTTTTAAACCTTAGGCTGTTTTCAGCATGCATATAAAGCCTCTGTTACATCTGGTAAAGTCTCCTTAACTCACACTGTTATCAGCTTGTTTTTAGCGACGGTCAGCTTCCAGGTGAAAAAGCTGTTGAAGCTGTCGGAGGAGATACATAATAATAGCCTTTCCCTGTTTTCTGGTCTGCATATATAGCCTCTGGTACTTGTGCTCACTGTAGTAATGCTGTCTATATGCCACCTCCATTATTGACTCGTCACACtgcatttccttcttcttcttgtgcGACACATAGCCATCAACAGTTTCAGCCCCAGTAGAAAAAAAAATGGGGGTCATCATCATGATTTTTGTATGATAAATGGCATGTCGGATTTACCAGAAAAAAGATAGGGCATAGAAGAGCACATCCAGAGATTCTAAGTTTACTAGATGATATATGTTTTCATACTAGTGAATTAGGTGTTGTGATTCTGGTAATGATGGTTGTCCTTCTGATGAGACTGAAGATGATCTTTTTCAATGTACGTTGATATGGATAAATTTACTTCAGCAACATCAAATGAGAATACTACTAGTGGTCGAGATGTTGAACAGACATCGATGAATTCGTTGAATTCAGAGAGTTTAGTAATCAGCCGGTGGTGGTTCAAGAAATGGATGAGAGGTACACATCAACATTTTCAATGGATGGTTTTACAAAACTGATTTGTTAAGGGGTAGTTGTTTGGAAAGCGGTGGTCCTCTTTCAAATGAAGCTAAGATTGCTGTTTCTGCTGTTAAGCTTTTTGAGCTTGCACTTGTTGTTCCAAAGCGCGCCTAAAGgtataattttttaaattttgaatttgtCTCTCTTTAATGTGTTCTAGTGTGCGCAGAGCTAAGATTGCGTTGTTTTATTTTCTGAAACGCCTTTCTACAGTTGAGTGTTCTTCGAGAGCGATGAGAGGTTTATGCGTATCTTGGTTATTTAACTTATTTTAATGCCTTATTTATGGCTTATAGACAATACGTTTTCTTATCTTCACGTGAAGGTAACTATCCAACTCGATTTTTTTTAACATCTCGGAGTCTTTGATTGCTGTTGGCATATCTGAGTATTGCAGTTTCGATTTGGAGATATGACCGTTCAATTCCTTGTTATTGTTATAGAAACATATATTCCTGACGAAGGCCTTTTATTAAAGTAATTCAACGTGTTTGGTCGCGTTGTTTCAGTATAGGGATTCACCATGGGATTTAATCTTCGATATTTTAACATCTAAGTGCCTATATGCTAGTAACAACATGACGAAAAAAGCTGTCATGTGTTTGGCTAAATTAAACCTATTCTCGCGGGTATTGCGTATCATCTGGCCTTTACTTCAATGCTCAGTTCGACTATTCTCATATCATGACGATTCTTTAAATATATAAGTCAACTAAGACCCTTCTCAGCATTATGTAAACGTTGTCTGGTAAGGTGTAGATGTCGTCTTTTAGTGATAATAAATTCTTTGTAGATTTAATGTGTCTGGGCATCTACTAAAGCTTACTCAGCTCCTTTTGTCGCGCTCATTTCTCATACACATGCTGGACTTTGTGATTCGATGATTTTGGCATTGTCTGTCTACTAAAGCTTACTAAGCTCTTATACTTGTTGACTTGTATTTGTGTTATACTTGACATTCTTTGCTGCTGAAGACCTGAGAAGCTGGTGTTACTAACCAAAAGATAGAAAATGATGGTTTTGGTACCAATGAAGTATTCCTGTAGGTGTTGCATCATGGTGGTACTATGGATGCCAAACTACCGCAATGGCTAATGCTACCTAGAATAACACACATATAGATCTTGTTGGAACTCGCATGCCTTCTCTTGGATGTAATAATGTTCTTGTTTTCTTTGGAGGTTACTTGGTAATAATTGGGGACCAGTCTTAGAATTCAGTATCCGACTACTTTAGGTGGAGTCTAGTTTTCTGATATTCAGGTATTGTCGATACTCTTGCGATGATataaataaattttaaatttcTCTGGATGGGTTCGTATTGGAGGTGGTGTGTTTCCTCGCATCAGGGAGCCTGACCATATCGTAAGACACCGACgcctttcactttttcatttttttttttttgaagcattccaTTTTCTTGGATATTATCAGAGGTCACTGTATCTTGGCGCCAAGTTCTGATATATATTGGTCTCTCATAATTTATTCTTGATATCAAGAAAAACGATAATGAAGCAACTCCAACCATGCTGATTTCCCTCGTATATAAATTCATATTACAGGCGTGTTTTCGGTTTTCTCGTCTGAACTCCGTTTCTTGGATTTCCTAAATTGTTTCCTCACTTATCTGCCTTCTTTCATGTATTTGCGTTAGGGGTGCTGAAGGGTTACGACAGACCGAGGAGGAACGAAATTGGTAAGAAAGTAATAAAGCTGACACATAATGAGGTCAGTCATCTGAACTTCAAACTTCCTTCAAATTGAATTTCGATTGTTGCTGAAATGCTGATTCTTGCCCGATAATCAGCTTGAGCATATTTTGCAGTTTCTTTGAAAATGTTATTCCCATATATTTTACCGGCTTCTTATTTCTTACGCAGAATTCATGATAAAGCTCAACCAGCACAAAAGGAACGCAGAATTCATTTGTCAGAGTGGAGAGATTCATTCTGCACGACAGATTGTTGTTAACTTATACAGATTGATTAAAGACTCTGCAGCTAAGATTTTGTATTATTCTTTTTCTGTCTTCCCCTTCTGCACTCATTATAAAAAGGAAAAGAGTGATTTTTATGAAGAAATCAGATGGAGATTTTCTGCGGTTTCAAGTTCATAGAAAACTAATCAATAAAAGCAACATAATAAATCAGTAGAAACTCCGATTAGTACTAATCAATGGAAAAGGTTGACAATTCAGATGATTTAGCATTTCTCTTCATTTTTATCGTCAACTGCTCTTGTTTCTTTTGCTTTACAATCATCAAGATAATGCTGATAGATATAAGAAACGAAACCCGAAAGCGATAACAACATTGCCACTATCTTTACTCCATCCAATTTGTCATGAAAAAATATGACAGAAAAAATTGGAACAATGGGTAAACCCAATGTGCTAATGACATTAGAAAAGAGTGAAGATGCTTCAAATACTAACCCAAGTATGCCAACAGATGATACCTGCCAAGTTACTGCAATCCACACCAAAGTCATCACATACGAAACACTACCTTCTCCGTACTCGCTAAGCTCGTTCTTCAATCGCCTCCAATCTCCAGTTGCAAATAATCCGACTAAACAAGTACAAGTAGAGACGACCGACGTAGAGATTGACATTTCTAGTACGGTAGATATGGTTTCTTTCTTTATCACTTTCTCAAAGCTGAGTTGTGTGAGGGAAAGCAACAAGGAGTAACCGGCAGAGGCACTAAGTGTGCATATGAATCCAATAACGTATTTACCTTCAGAAATTGTTGTTGAGTTTGAAGAGCCCTCGGGATCGATAGCTAGGAGCACCACTGATATGGTGAGGAGAATCAAAGAATTGAATATGAAAGCAGTGAATTTCTGTGAGTTGATAAAGAAGGAGAATATTGCATTGAAAACTAATTGAGTTGCACATAACAGAGAGTATGTAGACACCGGAAGATATAAGAGCCCATAGGAGTACAACATGCCATTTCCTGCTATTAGCACTCCAAGCGAGATGTAAAGGAGTGCTAATGTCCATGCGGATGCTGAGGGTATGgtggttatggtggtggtggaactgGTTTGGGGTGTCAAGTATATCTTGACAACAATCAGAGGGATAAACAGGACAGGAAACCCAGAAGATTGCACAAATGTTGCCATCCATTTACTGTTCCCGCCTTTATCATAATATAATTCACCTAAAAGAGTGGCTACTGATTGACCAGATATAAGCAGAAACGCATACACCGTCACCCGGAACCACCAATTATAGTCTTTGCTTCCTTTTGTGGTCGACTTAGATGTTGGTTCTTCACTACCAGTTTTTGCCGCCGTTACTTCTTTTGATTCTTGACCTGATGGAAAAATAACTCACGATTTAGTAAAATGCTATATTCTGTCAGGAGTTTTAACTTGTTTTCAAGATAAGAGGATGAACTGGCTAGTAATTAATTAAGTGATACTATAACTTACATTTAATTTGGAGTTGTACTTCTTGAATTTCTCCCATTGAAGATAGGTAGGTACTGGGGACGATAACACACAGTATTACTACTCTCAATCTCTCTTCTTTTTCCCCccagaaattcttgtttgagAACAAGTTTAATAATCTTATGCACAAGAAGAGAGATTTATAGATGAAGCTTTACGATGCAAATTTGTTGACAAAAGTTACACGTGATTGATTGAATGAATGGTGTGATAGCTATTGTCTTCACTCAATACGCACTTCAAAAAAAAACGATACCATATCTTCATAGATGTTGTCTTCACTCAACACCCACTACTGAATATGACACTCACTACGTACTGATTATATGAATAGCTATAGTTGTGAAACTACAAGCCAAAGAAAGCTCTGGAAATAGAAAAGCAAAGCGCATTCTGATGTTAAATCTTAACAGAGATCAGTTTGTTGTTCTGGTATATGATAATGATGTTCACTTGACAATTATAACAATGAATACTTGTTGCAAACGTCAAAAATGTTGCATCACCATTTTCTTCATGAACCGTAACCAAATGCCCTTCCTCTGGCAACCTTCTCAACTGCTGTTATCATCGATTATGCATGGTTAAGTATAGGTTTGAAGGGGCGTTTCTTATACGAGAGTTCGTATTTATGTGGATTATTCGTGAGTTTCCTTGTAATTGGCATTTCTTTTGGACTATGATTATTATATACGTAAACAAGCAAAAAATTCAAAAGCACAAGTTTTACTACACTGATACAGATGTTTTGtcttttttctttgtctttttcttGGCATTTGCGTTCGACGGATCCATAGGTCCGACCAGTTGGCCAGCACAGGCCCAGCCTTTACTACGAACACAGACCAGCCGTACACAATCCACTTGCACCTATCATGTATAATTGTGTCGCCGTCCATAGGGGAGGGTGGAGGGCGTACTGGAAAGTGATAGACACCAAATAACCGATGACCAACTGTGGACTCTAAGCGCAAACTTGAAGTTTCCCAATTAAGGGTCACCCCAGGCAGCGGCCGAGCAAGAAACTAAACCAAGGGGAaaaaacggtttagtccaaaaacgcgtCAAAAAGTGCGGGATAGTCAATCTCGAGTTAACTATGTACAATTTAGTCCAGAAGctatttaaaatatgaaaaataatatataaccttcctgatttacaatttagtccaaatattggtagtttagtccaaagtgactcatgatgatgtcagcaattttaaataataaaaaaataaataaaaacaatttatctttcaaaccgtttgtccaaaattcacaaaccttatacattcggaaagctctttccgagagctacagaaagagtacccatatgactatataattctcgTTTTTTTAAAATCTTAGTTTACATTGGTGTATAAACATGTATACATCTATAAACATGCCCAAAAGTTACTAACTTAAACAAAGAGGTTCTTGTGCTTTAAAATCAACTCAATATTCCCTCGCCTACAGTCCTTTAAATAATAATATATCACCGCACCTCGTCTAAACCTGCAAAATCATTACAACAATAAATATTAGGCCACGGTGACTATAAATGTGCCCCGATTCATAGTATGCTGCAGTTCAAGAAACTCATTACTATAAATATGGGGTACACGTAAAGGGCCACAATGACTCACAACATTTTTATAATAGCTAAACCAATAGGATTTTGCTAGATATCATAtgaaataaaagtaaaataaacttccacaaataacaaagatgttttaTCCCAAAATAAACCTTTTGCAGTCGTTGCTAGCCCACCAAAATCTAATAATATTATTACTCCATGCACTCGGGAGTCTTAACAAAGTGCTTATTAGAACCATATTAGTCATAACAAAACTAAAGTGCTTACTAGAATCAGATTCAAGGGCGACTACTCTTCTTAAGGGAGAAAACAAACTAAAGTCCAGACAAACCTAATCTAATTTGAACCATAATAGTTATAACAAAAAGTAAAGTGAAAGATAGGCACAAATATGTTAAATCATCAAGTAAGAAGGAATTGGATACCTCGTTAATATCTAAATCCCGTCCATTATTCTTCTCCACTTTCTTAAGCTCCCTCGATAAGTACCTAAACACGTAGTAAGCATGTTACTAAAATCATCTCATGATATCGAAAAACAACAACTTGGGGTTTCATCAGGAATTAGTTCTTTTATATTTTGGAGAGAGCAGGATGTTGTGCACACCTACAAAAATATAGCATCCATACCCAAAAAAAACCATATATTGTTGAGATTGTACAGTGGTGTACACACCTACAATAATTCAAAAAGTCCAACATACATACCCACAAAAAAAGGGCATAAAATCGTGAGAGAAgataatggtgtacaactatatacAAACTTACAAAAATTCAGCATTTATACCCacaaaacatgcatatattattgagatagcacagTATTGTACAACTATGTAAACAACTATAAAACATGCATATATTACTGAGATTGTACAATGATATGCAACTATATACCTACAAAACCCAAACAAATCTAAcgtacatacaaaaaaaaaaccataaaatcgTGAGAGAGCACAATGATGTATAACTATGTACATACTTAGAAAAATCCATCATTTAAATCcaaaacatgcatatattattgagatagcacaattGTGTAGAACTATGTACACACCCATAAAAAATTCTAACAAACCCACATCCATATCGACAAAATAGGTCATACATATCGACAAAATAGGTCATACAATGGTGTACAACCATATGGTGCCTATGTATGATGTACCTTAATAACTCTTCGTAGAATATGAAAGAGAATAACAAAGTTCAATTGAAAAAAAGTATGGGAGGAGATCAGATGGATTTAAAGGAATAGGAATCAGATGGAAAAGTAAATCTATACAAACAAAATAAAGACACACCTTAAGTTCAATAAAAGAGCTCAGGTTCTGGACTTCTTAGAAAAGTCATCTTTCCTCTCGAACTTCACATGGTCAAGGAAGTGACATAAGGCCCTACAGTTACCATAAAAGTATAAGAAATGGTCAACAAGTGTACAATTATAAaggatcaacatgtgtacaattatgtgcacattaaaaATTAGTGTGTGTacgattatgtacacattaaaaatcaacaggtgtacaattatgtgcaaGTTAATAATTCAATAACAAAATATGCACAAACTGGTTCTCATTTACTCCTTTGTTCAAGTCATCGAAGTTACGTTACAAAATACACTTTTAATACATTCATTAACGTAACAAATGGAAAAGACAGTAGTGAAACAAAGAATTTCACCGCATTTTAGAGAGTGAATCTaaaatcaacaagtgtacaaccTGGTGCACATcaaaaatcaacatgtgtacaattatgtacacatcaaaAATCAACATTTATACAACTGTGTGCACATTAAtaaacaggtgtacaattatTTACACATCAAgaatcaacaagtgtacaactatgtacacattaacatacAATGAATCTTAAAAATTTAAGATTATTCAGAACCTGCTCACTCTGTACTACATTGTTATTCAAGGATTTCGAATCTTCCTAGAAAGAATGTATACATGTATAACAATCCATAGCAGTTGAAAGTAATGGATGATATACCTCTTTGGTACTGAACTGAATGAAAGAGAAACCTCGTAGCTCGCCTCGCTTTGGACCAAGAGTGTGCCATAAGAAATCCTCCGACTCAATCTTTCCATAAGAAGAAAACATCTTTATTAATGCCGATTACGAAAACAAATTCAGTGACTATTAGTACTAGTATAATAGAAGGGAGGGAGGGAGACAGAGAGAGTGACACATACTCGGTCATTCTT
Proteins encoded:
- the LOC113338124 gene encoding probable purine permease 11, which encodes MGEIQEVQLQIKCQESKEVTAAKTGSEEPTSKSTTKGSKDYNWWFRVTVYAFLLISGQSVATLLGELYYDKGGNSKWMATFVQSSGFPVLFIPLIVVKIYLTPQTSSTTTITTIPSASAWTLALLYISLGVLIAGNGMLYSYGLLYLPVSTYSLLCATQLVFNAIFSFFINSQKFTAFIFNSLILLTISVVLLAIDPEGSSNSTTISEGKYVIGFICTLSASAGYSLLLSLTQLSFEKVIKKETISTVLEMSISTSVVSTCTCLVGLFATGDWRRLKNELSEYGEGSVSYVMTLVWIAVTWQVSSVGILGLVFEASSLFSNVISTLGLPIVPIFSVIFFHDKLDGVKIVAMLLSLSGFVSYIYQHYLDDCKAKETRAVDDKNEEKC